A portion of the Halobacillus ihumii genome contains these proteins:
- the tatA gene encoding twin-arginine translocase TatA/TatE family subunit encodes MLQNIGIPGLIIILVIALIIFGPSKLPEMGRAFGTTLKEFKKSTQDLMSDDKQSQENQNNSSEQKEKQSAN; translated from the coding sequence ATGCTACAAAACATTGGAATACCAGGTTTAATCATCATTCTCGTGATTGCACTAATTATTTTTGGTCCATCTAAATTACCAGAAATGGGACGTGCATTCGGGACCACCCTAAAAGAATTCAAAAAATCCACTCAGGATCTAATGTCCGATGATAAGCAAAGTCAGGAAAACCAAAACAATTCCAGCGAGCAAAAAGAAAAGCAATCAGCTAACTAA
- the tatC gene encoding twin-arginine translocase subunit TatC, whose amino-acid sequence MAAQEMNLVGHLSELRKRLIIVLGSFILFFIAAFVYVKEIYNWLSQDIEIKLAVLGPSEILWVYLMLASVVAITCTIPIVAHQIWLFVRPALTPKEQKVTLAYIPSLFILFLIGISFGYFVIFPIVFDFLLSLSEGMFFTFFTTEKYFRFLLHMTLPFGFLFELPVIIMFLTSLGVLNPYRLQKVRKYAYFVLVLIAVLITPPDLLSDILVVIPMLFLYECSVLLSKVVYRRKQKLAVAA is encoded by the coding sequence ATGGCAGCGCAAGAAATGAATCTTGTCGGTCATTTAAGTGAACTTCGTAAGCGGCTTATTATCGTTCTGGGCTCATTCATCCTGTTTTTTATAGCAGCATTTGTTTATGTAAAAGAGATCTATAATTGGCTGAGTCAAGATATTGAAATAAAGCTGGCTGTTCTCGGACCAAGTGAAATTCTGTGGGTATATTTAATGCTAGCAAGCGTTGTAGCTATTACTTGTACAATTCCGATCGTTGCTCATCAGATCTGGCTTTTTGTACGCCCAGCCCTGACACCTAAGGAACAAAAAGTAACACTGGCCTATATTCCTTCATTATTTATCCTGTTTCTAATTGGCATTTCATTCGGCTATTTTGTTATTTTTCCTATTGTCTTTGACTTCTTACTTTCCCTCTCAGAGGGCATGTTTTTCACCTTTTTCACAACTGAGAAGTACTTCCGGTTTCTATTACATATGACCTTGCCCTTCGGCTTTCTGTTTGAACTACCTGTGATCATCATGTTCCTGACAAGTCTCGGGGTTCTCAATCCATACAGACTTCAGAAAGTGAGGAAGTATGCCTATTTTGTTCTCGTTTTGATTGCAGTCTTAATCACGCCACCTGACCTCCTATCTGATATACTCGTCGTTATTCCGATGCTGTTTTTATATGAATGCAGTGTGCTGCTTTCCAAGGTGGTGTACAGACGCAAACAAAAGTTGGCCGTCGCAGCTTAA